Proteins found in one Gemmatimonadales bacterium genomic segment:
- a CDS encoding glycosyltransferase family 4 protein: MRICFFAKVPSADILDTVNFYAQDIRVLKDLGHDVVTATRFREIPTDCDLYFVWWWSWAFLPYFRARVRRKPMVITGVYDYSSERIPGIGRPWWKRQILRSMLHRADANVFVSTYEMQLVARLFGAPNAWYIPCTVDTERYRPGLQPRQRFLLNVAWSGATNGRRKCLREIIEAMPAILSKHPDTRLLMAGRQGEYHQTLVDTAKSLHVEHAIDFLGVISEETKVQLMQTCAAYLQPTLLEGFGLAIAEAIACEAPVITNPQGAVPEVVGPGAILLERPEPSLIAAAATRLLDDREFAADMGRKGRQHVLEHFTYPVRRDGLAKVIDHVTSARETSTIAHQPS; the protein is encoded by the coding sequence ATGCGCATTTGCTTCTTTGCCAAAGTGCCGTCTGCGGACATCCTCGACACCGTGAATTTCTACGCTCAAGACATTCGCGTTCTCAAGGATCTTGGTCATGACGTTGTGACCGCAACCCGGTTCCGCGAGATCCCCACCGATTGCGATCTGTACTTCGTCTGGTGGTGGTCCTGGGCGTTCCTTCCGTACTTTCGCGCGCGCGTGCGGCGCAAGCCCATGGTCATAACCGGAGTCTATGACTACTCCTCGGAACGTATCCCTGGAATCGGGCGCCCATGGTGGAAGCGCCAGATCCTTCGATCAATGCTACATCGCGCGGATGCCAATGTGTTCGTATCGACCTACGAGATGCAACTTGTAGCTCGGCTCTTTGGAGCCCCGAACGCATGGTACATCCCCTGCACTGTCGACACCGAGCGGTACCGCCCAGGCCTTCAACCCCGGCAACGATTCCTCTTGAACGTCGCGTGGAGCGGCGCGACCAACGGCCGCAGGAAGTGTCTCCGGGAAATCATCGAAGCCATGCCTGCGATCTTGTCCAAACACCCGGATACAAGACTCCTGATGGCTGGTCGGCAAGGCGAGTACCATCAAACGCTGGTTGACACTGCAAAATCCCTTCACGTCGAACACGCGATCGACTTTTTGGGAGTGATCAGCGAAGAGACGAAGGTCCAGTTGATGCAAACGTGCGCCGCCTACCTTCAACCAACTCTGCTCGAGGGTTTCGGTCTGGCCATCGCGGAAGCGATCGCCTGCGAAGCACCGGTGATCACGAATCCTCAAGGCGCGGTGCCAGAAGTTGTCGGACCTGGGGCCATCCTTCTGGAACGCCCTGAACCATCGCTGATTGCGGCCGCAGCAACGCGCCTCCTCGATGACAGAGAGTTCGCTGCCGACATGGGTCGAAAAGGTCGTCAGCACGTCCTTGAGCATTTCACGTATCCCGTGCGGCGCGACGGCTTGGCAAAGGTCATCGACCATGTAACAAGCGCTCGCGAAACTTCGACCATAGCGCATCAACCTTCCTGA
- the hflX gene encoding GTPase HflX — translation MIEVAPPIERAILVGAPRKGSRDSEQLAEHLEELAELVDTAGAEIVGKAWQHLASASAATLIGEGKVAEIKAMVADLGATLVVFDEELTPVQGANLEKQLEVRVMDRAEVILDIFSTRARSAEARLQVELAQLQYMLPRLARMWTHLSRIRGGIGLRGPGETQIETDRRMIRKKIQHHQAKLRDVARHRETVRAGRQGMLSTALVGYTNAGKSSILRGLTGEKEIFVEDRLFATLDTLTREVDLGPGLRTRVTDTVGFIRKLPHHLVASFRATLEEAREADVLLHVVDASHPEWEEHVQVVEQVLSELEMADQPTLLVFNKSDRLEDRASFEARVTELYPGSVVVNTVDSHGLDRLRAALTERARRLRPTVRLLVPASDGKRLAEVYRAGEVVAREDTPDGVALTVRMDEWMAKRFQGQEG, via the coding sequence ATGATTGAAGTTGCGCCACCGATCGAGCGGGCCATTCTGGTTGGGGCGCCGCGCAAGGGGAGTCGGGATTCCGAGCAGCTGGCTGAGCATCTCGAGGAGCTTGCCGAGCTGGTGGACACGGCAGGTGCAGAGATCGTGGGCAAGGCCTGGCAGCATCTGGCGTCGGCCAGTGCGGCGACCCTGATCGGGGAGGGGAAGGTCGCGGAGATCAAGGCCATGGTCGCGGACCTTGGCGCGACGCTGGTGGTGTTCGACGAGGAGTTGACACCGGTGCAGGGCGCCAATCTCGAGAAGCAACTCGAGGTTCGGGTGATGGATCGCGCCGAGGTGATTCTCGACATCTTCTCGACCCGGGCGCGGTCGGCGGAGGCGCGGTTGCAGGTCGAGCTGGCGCAGTTGCAGTACATGCTGCCTCGGCTGGCGCGGATGTGGACCCACCTTTCACGAATTCGCGGTGGTATCGGTCTGCGTGGTCCGGGTGAAACGCAGATCGAAACCGACCGGCGGATGATTCGGAAGAAGATCCAGCATCATCAGGCCAAGCTGCGGGATGTGGCGCGTCATCGTGAAACGGTGCGGGCGGGTCGGCAGGGGATGCTCAGCACGGCGCTGGTGGGTTACACCAATGCGGGCAAGTCGAGCATCCTGCGCGGGCTGACCGGAGAGAAGGAGATCTTTGTCGAGGATCGTCTCTTTGCGACGCTGGATACGCTGACGCGCGAGGTGGACCTTGGGCCCGGGCTGCGGACGCGAGTGACCGACACGGTCGGGTTCATCCGCAAGCTGCCGCATCATCTCGTGGCGAGCTTTCGGGCCACGCTCGAGGAGGCGCGGGAGGCGGATGTGCTGCTGCATGTGGTGGATGCGAGCCATCCGGAGTGGGAGGAGCACGTCCAGGTCGTGGAGCAGGTCTTGAGTGAGCTCGAGATGGCGGATCAGCCGACCTTGCTGGTCTTCAACAAGAGCGATCGGTTGGAGGATCGGGCGAGTTTCGAGGCGCGGGTAACGGAGCTGTATCCCGGGTCGGTGGTCGTCAACACCGTGGATTCGCATGGCCTGGATCGATTGCGTGCGGCGCTGACGGAGCGGGCTCGGCGGCTTCGGCCGACGGTGCGGCTGCTCGTGCCGGCGTCGGATGGGAAGCGGTTGGCGGAGGTGTACCGGGCTGGGGAGGTGGTTGCTCGGGAGGATACGCCGGACGGGGTGGCGTTGACGGTGCGGATGGACGAGTGGATGGCGAAGCGGTTTCAGGGTCAGGAAGGTTGA
- a CDS encoding replication-associated recombination protein A has product MSGPSLFESESLPLPERMRPRTLDEFVGQRQLLGPGQALGEAIRRGDLGSTIFWGPPGVGKTTLARLIAGHTGREFVAFSAVTEGVPRVREIIREAEQRLMMGRGTILFCDEIHRFNRAQQDAFLPHVERGTVTLIGATTENPSFSLNGALLSRCRVFVLEPLAVQDLVGLLRRSLEEVERGLGAQGVEASDEVLEVIATQADGDARMALTTLEAAARHVGLKGELTRDALEVALARRMPRYDATGEEHFNHLSAYHKSLRGSDADGALYWMARMIEGGEDPRIIFRRATAMAAEDIGLADPNALLLAVAARNAYEVLGPPEGYLPLAEMTIYLATAPKSNSTIKALHAALAAARETPSAPVPAHLRNAPTRLMKELGYGADYQYAHDAPEHYVAQTYLPDVLKGRSLYQPGHLGFEKKVVERIAHWRTIAGNAGSDQERKG; this is encoded by the coding sequence ATGAGCGGCCCCTCCCTGTTCGAATCGGAGAGCCTGCCGCTGCCTGAGCGGATGCGGCCGCGCACCCTCGACGAGTTCGTTGGCCAGCGTCAGCTCCTCGGCCCCGGCCAGGCGTTGGGCGAGGCGATTCGGCGGGGCGACCTTGGCAGCACGATATTCTGGGGGCCTCCCGGGGTCGGGAAGACCACGCTGGCTCGGCTGATCGCGGGGCATACCGGGCGTGAGTTCGTCGCCTTCAGCGCGGTCACGGAGGGCGTGCCGAGAGTGCGCGAGATCATCCGAGAGGCGGAGCAGCGCCTGATGATGGGACGCGGCACCATCCTCTTCTGCGACGAGATTCATCGGTTCAATCGGGCTCAGCAGGATGCCTTTCTGCCGCACGTGGAGCGGGGTACGGTCACCCTGATCGGGGCGACCACCGAGAATCCGAGTTTCAGCCTCAACGGCGCCTTGCTGAGCCGCTGTCGGGTCTTCGTGCTCGAGCCGCTTGCCGTGCAGGATCTGGTCGGGCTGTTGCGGCGGTCGCTGGAGGAGGTCGAACGCGGCCTCGGTGCGCAGGGTGTGGAGGCCTCGGACGAGGTGCTCGAGGTCATTGCCACGCAGGCCGACGGCGACGCGCGGATGGCGCTTACCACTCTGGAGGCGGCAGCGCGGCATGTGGGGCTCAAGGGGGAGCTGACCCGGGACGCGCTGGAGGTCGCGCTGGCCCGGCGGATGCCCCGCTACGATGCGACGGGTGAAGAGCACTTCAACCATCTCTCGGCGTACCACAAGTCGCTCCGGGGCAGTGACGCGGACGGCGCGCTGTACTGGATGGCCCGGATGATCGAGGGGGGCGAGGACCCGCGGATCATCTTCCGGAGGGCCACAGCCATGGCGGCGGAGGATATCGGCCTGGCCGATCCGAACGCGCTGCTGCTGGCGGTTGCCGCGCGGAACGCCTACGAGGTACTGGGGCCGCCCGAAGGCTACCTGCCGCTCGCTGAGATGACGATCTACCTGGCGACGGCACCGAAGTCGAACAGCACGATCAAGGCGCTGCACGCCGCGCTGGCGGCCGCGCGGGAAACGCCGTCGGCGCCGGTGCCCGCGCATCTTCGGAATGCCCCGACCAGGCTGATGAAGGAACTCGGGTATGGGGCCGATTATCAGTACGCGCATGACGCGCCGGAGCATTATGTGGCACAGACATACCTTCCGGACGTCTTGAAGGGCCGGAGCCTGTATCAGCCTGGCCATCTGGGGTTCGAGAAGAAAGTCGTCGAGCGGATTGCCCATTGGCGTACGATTGCCGGGAACGCCGGGTCCGATCAGGAAAGGAAGGGGTAG
- a CDS encoding SDR family oxidoreductase: protein MISLAGKAVLVTGGSRGIGRAVALMAAEAGADVGITYHRRAADAEAVAKQVRSLGRRAFIGGGDLADPAIVDRVFRELKAAFGGIDGFVANAGVWPVEETPVTKMVNARWRETMAQNLDSVFLTTRAALNLMRPGGSVVIVSSTAGQRGEAYHADYAATKGAVIALTKSLCVEVAPQIRVNCVAPGWVDTEMCTVPYADGGKQRIAEGIPLKRIPPPEDIAGPILFLLSGLSRHITGEVINVNGGSVLCG from the coding sequence ATGATTTCGTTGGCAGGTAAGGCGGTACTGGTCACCGGGGGTTCGCGGGGCATCGGGCGCGCGGTAGCATTGATGGCGGCCGAGGCCGGTGCCGACGTCGGGATCACCTACCATCGCCGGGCGGCGGATGCCGAAGCGGTTGCCAAGCAGGTGCGCAGCCTCGGGCGACGCGCCTTTATCGGCGGCGGGGACCTGGCAGATCCGGCCATCGTCGATCGCGTCTTTCGTGAGCTCAAGGCTGCCTTCGGCGGGATCGACGGCTTTGTCGCCAATGCCGGGGTGTGGCCGGTCGAAGAGACGCCCGTTACGAAGATGGTCAATGCCCGGTGGCGCGAGACCATGGCCCAGAATCTCGACTCGGTCTTTCTGACGACGCGCGCGGCGCTCAACCTGATGCGCCCGGGTGGCTCCGTCGTGATCGTCTCGAGTACGGCGGGGCAGCGGGGCGAAGCGTACCATGCGGACTATGCCGCGACCAAGGGCGCCGTGATTGCGCTCACCAAGTCGCTCTGCGTCGAAGTTGCGCCGCAGATTCGGGTCAATTGCGTCGCGCCGGGGTGGGTGGACACCGAGATGTGCACCGTGCCGTACGCCGATGGCGGCAAACAGCGAATTGCCGAGGGGATCCCGCTCAAACGCATTCCACCCCCTGAAGACATTGCCGGGCCAATTCTGTTTCTGCTGAGCGGCCTGTCGCGTCACATCACGGGCGAAGTCATCAACGTGAACGGTGGCAGCGTTCTCTGCGGATAA
- a CDS encoding SIS domain-containing protein translates to MSLFEAGLRDLAALARLLSTQADRIERLARRYADTLRRGGTIFFAGNGGSAADAQHVATEYVVRFKQDRRALRAVALTTDTSLLTAAGNDLGFERVFARQVEALARPGDLLVLHSTSGRSANLLAAAVAAREIGAQTVALLGRDGGSLATAVDEALIVPSEETSRIQELHLAIEHLIVEWVEQELIG, encoded by the coding sequence ATGAGTCTCTTCGAAGCCGGACTCCGAGACCTTGCGGCGCTGGCCCGCTTGCTGTCGACCCAGGCCGACCGAATCGAGAGGCTTGCCCGCCGATATGCGGACACCCTGCGGCGTGGCGGAACGATCTTCTTTGCCGGTAACGGCGGCAGCGCAGCCGACGCGCAGCATGTCGCGACGGAGTATGTGGTGCGTTTCAAGCAGGATCGGCGGGCACTCAGGGCCGTGGCGCTGACGACCGACACGTCGCTGCTGACGGCGGCAGGCAACGATCTCGGCTTTGAGCGGGTCTTTGCCCGTCAGGTCGAGGCGCTGGCCCGCCCGGGAGACCTGCTGGTCCTGCACAGCACCAGCGGGCGGAGCGCCAATCTGCTGGCCGCGGCCGTGGCGGCCCGAGAGATTGGTGCGCAGACCGTCGCGCTGCTCGGTCGCGACGGCGGAAGCCTGGCCACGGCGGTGGATGAAGCCCTGATCGTTCCGTCCGAGGAAACGAGTCGAATTCAAGAGCTGCACCTGGCGATCGAGCATCTGATCGTCGAATGGGTGGAGCAGGAGCTGATCGGATGA